One Simonsiella muelleri ATCC 29453 DNA window includes the following coding sequences:
- the efeO gene encoding iron uptake system protein EfeO, giving the protein MKKFTLTVLATSLLLAACQPPEADKPTAPSNASGAAVSVPDGGVAVAVNDKACEPMTLTVPSGRTTFHIKNASSRALEWEILKGVMVVDERENIAPNLSDKLTVTLLPGEYEMTCGLLNNPRGKLIVTDSGFKDTAAESDLEKLAQPLTEYKKYVQNEAAELVKLTKQFTDAVKANQLEKAQSLFAKARAPYERIEPIAELFNELDPSIDAREDDFKAGAKDELFTGFHKIEYALWVEKDTKAVHAIADKLQADVEKLQKEIDTLNFPPSKVVGGAAVLIEEVAASKISGEEDRYSHTDLSDFYANMEGAQKIIQLFRANIEAKDKDLLAVIDKQFKAVGDILAKYKTADGFQTYDKLSEADRKALQAPINSLAEDLAKLRGLLGLD; this is encoded by the coding sequence ATGAAAAAATTCACATTAACTGTCTTAGCAACGTCTCTTTTATTAGCTGCTTGCCAACCCCCAGAAGCCGACAAACCTACCGCGCCCAGCAACGCCAGTGGTGCAGCCGTGAGCGTGCCTGATGGTGGCGTGGCAGTGGCAGTAAACGACAAGGCTTGTGAACCAATGACTTTAACTGTCCCAAGTGGACGAACCACATTCCACATCAAAAATGCAAGCAGTCGTGCTTTGGAATGGGAAATTTTGAAAGGTGTGATGGTGGTTGATGAACGCGAAAACATTGCCCCTAATTTATCTGACAAATTGACCGTTACTTTATTACCTGGTGAATACGAAATGACTTGTGGTTTGTTGAACAATCCACGCGGTAAGTTAATCGTAACCGATAGCGGCTTCAAAGACACTGCCGCTGAATCCGATTTGGAAAAATTGGCGCAACCATTGACCGAATATAAAAAATATGTTCAAAACGAAGCGGCTGAATTGGTTAAATTAACCAAACAATTTACTGATGCCGTCAAAGCCAATCAATTGGAAAAAGCTCAATCTTTATTTGCCAAAGCACGTGCGCCATACGAACGAATTGAACCGATTGCAGAATTATTTAACGAACTGGATCCCTCCATTGATGCACGTGAAGACGATTTTAAAGCAGGCGCAAAAGATGAATTATTCACGGGTTTCCATAAAATTGAATACGCCTTGTGGGTAGAAAAAGACACTAAAGCCGTTCACGCGATTGCCGATAAATTACAAGCCGATGTGGAAAAATTACAAAAAGAAATTGATACGCTGAATTTTCCACCAAGCAAAGTCGTGGGCGGTGCAGCGGTGTTGATTGAAGAAGTTGCTGCCAGCAAAATTTCAGGCGAAGAAGACCGCTACAGCCACACCGATTTGAGCGATTTTTACGCCAATATGGAAGGCGCACAAAAGATTATTCAGTTATTCCGCGCCAATATTGAAGCCAAAGATAAAGATTTATTGGCAGTAATAGATAAACAATTCAAAGCAGTAGGCGATATTTTAGCCAAATATAAAACCGCAGATGGTTTCCAAACCTACGATAAATTAAGCGAAGCCGATCGCAAAGCCTTGCAAGCCCCTATCAATTCATTGGCTGAAGATTTGGCGAAATTACGTGGTTTGTTGGGTTTAGACTAA
- the efeB gene encoding iron uptake transporter deferrochelatase/peroxidase subunit, which yields MNHDPSKRALLKTAAVLAAAGTLSACQQKNQSDNQTVNKKSAAENAPHLHSNQSYSCYGQHQAGITTPHQPFAIMCAFDVTVTELAELKKMFQLLSQRIEFLTQGGELHDPDPKLPPSGSGILGQTVPSDGLTITVGVGASLFDQRFGLQNKKTKHLTEMPDFPNDKLQREWCDGDVSIQFCAFSPETCQNALRDVIKQLSKFAIIKWSIDGFLPKAPADQAARNLFGFRDGTANPDVSKTEIANQVLWTGVASNSQDEPAWAKNGTYQAVRLIRHFVEFWDRTPLQEQQTIFGREKYSGAPLGMKKEHDMPDYTKDTDGAVIPKDSHMRLANPRDAEFLQRHQLYRRPFDYSRGLSKAGQLDVGLVFICYQANLTDGFVFVQGLLNGEPLEEYISPFGGGYFFVLAGFEKTGYLGQTLLEN from the coding sequence ATGAATCACGACCCCAGTAAACGCGCTTTGTTGAAAACTGCTGCCGTGTTGGCAGCAGCAGGAACGTTGAGCGCATGTCAGCAAAAAAATCAATCGGATAATCAGACTGTTAATAAAAAATCGGCTGCTGAAAATGCGCCTCATCTGCATTCTAATCAAAGTTATTCATGCTACGGTCAACACCAAGCAGGCATCACTACGCCACATCAACCGTTTGCGATTATGTGTGCATTTGATGTTACGGTAACCGAGTTGGCAGAATTGAAAAAAATGTTTCAACTCTTGAGTCAACGCATTGAATTTTTAACACAAGGCGGTGAATTGCATGACCCCGACCCGAAATTGCCACCATCAGGCAGCGGTATTTTGGGGCAAACCGTTCCCAGCGATGGTTTGACCATTACAGTGGGTGTGGGTGCAAGTTTGTTTGACCAACGTTTTGGTTTACAAAATAAAAAAACCAAACATTTAACCGAAATGCCCGATTTTCCCAACGACAAATTACAACGTGAATGGTGTGATGGCGATGTGTCTATACAATTTTGTGCGTTCAGCCCCGAAACTTGCCAAAACGCGTTACGCGATGTGATTAAGCAATTGAGTAAATTTGCGATTATCAAATGGAGTATAGATGGGTTTTTACCCAAAGCTCCAGCTGACCAAGCGGCACGAAATTTATTTGGTTTTCGTGATGGTACGGCGAATCCCGATGTTTCTAAAACAGAAATTGCCAATCAAGTTTTGTGGACAGGCGTGGCAAGTAATTCGCAAGATGAGCCAGCATGGGCAAAAAATGGCACTTATCAGGCGGTGCGTTTGATTCGGCATTTTGTGGAGTTTTGGGACAGAACCCCATTACAAGAACAGCAAACGATTTTTGGGCGTGAAAAATATTCGGGTGCGCCTCTGGGCATGAAAAAAGAACACGATATGCCCGATTATACTAAAGATACTGATGGTGCAGTGATTCCCAAAGACAGTCATATGCGTTTGGCAAATCCGCGAGATGCTGAATTTTTGCAGCGTCATCAACTGTATCGCCGCCCGTTTGATTATTCGCGTGGTTTGAGTAAAGCAGGGCAGTTAGATGTGGGATTGGTGTTTATTTGTTATCAAGCGAATTTGACTGATGGATTTGTGTTTGTGCAGGGGTTGCTCAATGGCGAGCCATTGGAAGAGTACATTAGTCCGTTTGGTGGGGGATATTTTTTCGTATTGGCAGGATTTGAGAAAACGGGTTATTTGGGGCAAACTTTGTTAGAAAATTAG
- the pssA gene encoding CDP-diacylglycerol--serine O-phosphatidyltransferase, which produces MNPNQKFNQKMTHLKQNSIYLLPNSFTISSLFSAFYAITESFHGRFDTAAIAIFISMILDGMDGRVARLTNSQSAFGEQLDSLADMVSFGVAPALIVYNWELFEFGKLGYGVAFIYCACAALRLALFNTLIGRVHKKWFIGIPSPTAAALVVGLIWLDNSYGGFGEGVKWVALLLTLFAGLSMVAQIPFWSFKELSVKRKIPFFGMILLVLAVMIIALEPPLVLFAFFFCYSLSGYIQYALRWWKGEQINVWIQPESLQSSDSSGEEECC; this is translated from the coding sequence ATGAATCCCAACCAAAAATTTAACCAAAAGATGACACATCTCAAACAAAATAGTATTTATTTGTTGCCTAACTCATTCACAATTTCTTCTTTGTTTTCAGCATTTTATGCGATTACAGAATCGTTCCATGGGCGATTTGATACGGCAGCGATTGCCATTTTCATTTCCATGATTTTGGACGGCATGGATGGGCGTGTTGCTCGATTGACCAACAGTCAAAGTGCATTTGGTGAACAATTGGATAGTTTAGCGGATATGGTCAGTTTTGGGGTAGCGCCTGCATTGATTGTTTACAATTGGGAATTGTTTGAATTTGGTAAATTGGGGTATGGGGTGGCGTTTATTTATTGTGCGTGTGCGGCATTGCGTTTGGCGTTGTTTAACACGTTGATTGGGCGTGTGCATAAAAAATGGTTTATTGGTATTCCGAGTCCGACTGCGGCGGCTTTGGTGGTGGGTTTGATTTGGTTGGATAATAGCTATGGTGGTTTTGGTGAGGGTGTGAAATGGGTGGCGTTGTTGCTGACTTTGTTTGCGGGTTTGTCTATGGTGGCGCAAATTCCGTTTTGGAGCTTTAAAGAATTGTCGGTTAAACGGAAAATCCCGTTTTTTGGTATGATTTTGTTGGTGTTGGCGGTAATGATTATTGCATTAGAACCGCCATTGGTATTGTTTGCATTTTTCTTTTGCTACAGTTTGTCTGGTTATATTCAATACGCTTTGCGTTGGTGGAAAGGCGAACAAATTAACGTGTGGATTCAACCCGAATCATTGCAATCATCGGATTCATCGGGTGAAGAAGAATGTTGTTAA
- the greA gene encoding transcription elongation factor GreA, protein MKKIPLTSQGAEKLKNELQHLKSVARPEIIAAIAEARSHGDLSENAEYESAKERQGFIEGRIAELESKLSHAQIINPAEIHAEGKIVFGATVTVMDLDSDEESTYQIVGDDEADIKLFKISVSSPIARAMIGKEEGDVAEVQAPSGIREYEILSVQYI, encoded by the coding sequence ATGAAAAAAATTCCTTTAACCTCACAAGGCGCGGAAAAATTAAAAAATGAATTACAGCATTTGAAAAGCGTGGCGCGTCCTGAAATCATTGCTGCTATCGCTGAAGCGCGTTCGCATGGTGATTTGTCGGAAAATGCAGAATACGAATCTGCCAAAGAACGACAAGGTTTTATTGAAGGGCGTATCGCTGAATTGGAAAGCAAATTATCGCACGCACAAATCATCAACCCAGCCGAAATCCACGCTGAAGGCAAAATCGTATTTGGCGCAACCGTTACTGTAATGGATTTGGATTCAGACGAAGAATCCACTTACCAAATTGTCGGTGATGACGAAGCAGATATTAAATTGTTTAAAATTTCTGTGAGTTCGCCGATTGCGCGAGCGATGATTGGCAAAGAAGAGGGCGATGTGGCAGAAGTCCAAGCCCCAAGCGGTATTCGCGAATACGAAATTTTAAGCGTACAATACATCTAA
- a CDS encoding DUF4149 domain-containing protein, whose product MKRLSALLIAIWLGMQMGFAYIVSPVLFTNTLLSNGMATRLMGSLFQLSNGLGVVTWVVVWLNCRGNPYWGESRANRVRQWIIVMIMGLLVSLLLGWVVKYFPDNVLVHWLGGGFGVWRGSWHLLNMGVVLLGLGLAIRLLRLDNQN is encoded by the coding sequence ATGAAGCGATTGAGTGCATTATTGATTGCGATTTGGTTGGGTATGCAAATGGGGTTTGCGTATATTGTGTCGCCTGTTTTGTTCACCAATACGTTGTTATCCAATGGCATGGCAACGCGATTGATGGGCAGTTTGTTTCAGTTATCTAATGGTTTGGGTGTGGTAACTTGGGTGGTGGTTTGGCTGAATTGTCGTGGTAATCCGTATTGGGGCGAGAGTCGTGCTAATCGTGTACGCCAATGGATTATTGTGATGATAATGGGTTTATTGGTATCGTTATTGCTTGGTTGGGTGGTCAAGTATTTTCCTGATAATGTGTTGGTGCATTGGTTGGGTGGTGGTTTTGGGGTATGGCGTGGGAGTTGGCATTTATTGAATATGGGCGTGGTTTTGTTGGGATTGGGTTTGGCAATAAGACTGTTGCGTTTGGATAACCAAAATTAA
- the pilB gene encoding type IV-A pilus assembly ATPase PilB, producing MSIGLLRLLKQEGLIPSGKVEEKYRKALDNNKNIIPMFFDDKVIAPEDLASLVSRVFNYPQFDLRAFPARKILTDVMEEAQIQENRCIPIFKRGKRVFVAVSDPTILQNVQKFVFNSGLSPELVIVRDDQLDSMLEQFSQSNTALIKEMGMDANLQEAQAETMIVSGEEEDDGPIAKFIQKVLFDAVNTGASDIHFEFYEFMARVRYRTDGVLREVVQPPLALRNNLASRIKVMAKLDISEKRIPQDGRIQLQFSKGSKAIDFRVSTMPCLFGEKVVMRILNSDAGFLNINQLGFEDFQKDLILEAIHRPYGMVLVTGPTGSGKTVSLYTCLNILNTDDVNISTAEDPAEINLPGINQVNVNDKQGLTFEAALKAFLRQDPDIIMIGEIRDLGTADIAIKAAQTGHMVFSTLHTNNAPATLSRMLNMGVAPFNIASAVNLIMAQRLARRLCSNCKAPMERPPEKVLREAGFTDEDLAGNWTMYRAVGCEACKGKGYKGRAGLYEVMPMTERMKAVIMKGGTEVDIANIAYEEGLVDLRRSGLLKVMQGITTLEEVLATTNEG from the coding sequence ATGAGTATTGGTTTGCTACGATTATTGAAACAAGAAGGGCTGATTCCGTCCGGTAAAGTAGAAGAAAAGTATCGTAAGGCATTGGATAATAATAAAAATATTATCCCAATGTTTTTTGATGATAAAGTGATTGCACCTGAGGATTTGGCGTCATTGGTGTCGCGCGTATTCAATTATCCACAATTTGATTTGAGAGCTTTTCCAGCACGTAAAATTCTAACCGATGTGATGGAAGAAGCGCAAATACAAGAAAATCGCTGTATTCCGATTTTCAAACGTGGCAAAAGGGTGTTTGTGGCAGTATCCGATCCAACCATTTTGCAAAATGTGCAAAAATTTGTGTTCAATTCCGGATTATCGCCAGAATTGGTGATTGTACGGGATGATCAGCTGGATTCTATGTTGGAACAATTCTCACAAAGTAACACCGCGCTGATTAAAGAAATGGGTATGGACGCGAATTTGCAGGAAGCCCAAGCTGAAACCATGATTGTGAGCGGCGAAGAAGAAGACGATGGGCCTATTGCGAAATTTATTCAAAAAGTTTTATTTGATGCGGTCAACACAGGTGCATCCGATATTCACTTTGAGTTTTATGAGTTTATGGCGCGTGTGCGTTATCGTACGGACGGCGTGTTACGTGAAGTGGTGCAACCACCTTTGGCTTTACGTAATAATTTAGCATCGCGTATTAAAGTGATGGCAAAATTAGATATTTCTGAAAAACGCATTCCACAGGATGGACGTATTCAATTGCAGTTTTCCAAAGGTTCTAAAGCGATTGATTTTCGTGTGAGTACCATGCCTTGTTTGTTTGGTGAAAAAGTTGTAATGCGTATTTTGAATTCAGACGCTGGCTTTTTGAATATTAATCAATTGGGTTTTGAAGATTTTCAAAAAGATTTGATTTTGGAAGCAATTCATCGTCCATACGGCATGGTATTGGTAACGGGGCCTACGGGTTCGGGTAAAACCGTATCGCTTTATACTTGCTTGAATATTCTGAATACAGATGATGTGAATATTTCTACCGCCGAAGACCCAGCGGAGATTAACTTACCAGGTATTAATCAGGTAAACGTGAATGATAAACAAGGTTTAACATTTGAGGCAGCCTTAAAGGCTTTCTTGCGTCAAGACCCTGATATTATTATGATTGGTGAGATTCGCGATTTGGGTACAGCAGATATTGCGATTAAAGCCGCACAAACAGGTCATATGGTGTTCTCGACCTTGCACACGAATAATGCGCCTGCGACTTTATCGCGTATGTTGAATATGGGTGTTGCGCCGTTTAATATTGCTTCTGCGGTAAATTTGATTATGGCGCAACGTTTGGCGCGTCGCTTGTGTTCTAATTGTAAAGCACCGATGGAGCGTCCGCCTGAAAAAGTTTTACGTGAAGCTGGTTTCACCGATGAAGATTTGGCAGGTAATTGGACGATGTATCGTGCAGTGGGTTGCGAAGCATGTAAAGGCAAAGGTTACAAAGGGCGCGCTGGTTTGTATGAAGTGATGCCCATGACTGAACGCATGAAAGCCGTGATTATGAAAGGCGGTACGGAAGTGGATATTGCCAATATTGCTTATGAAGAAGGTTTGGTGGATTTACGCCGTTCGGGTTTACTCAAAGTGATGCAAGGCATTACCACGTTGGAAGAAGTATTGGCAACCACGAACGAAGGCTAA
- a CDS encoding type II secretion system F family protein, which yields MATLKKPVKKAPVKAKRPAAKPQKKERGNRYQFEGRNLQTESIVRGEVVARNEEEARQKLQRRQVKVLQIVKMKKAKNKKITSADIAVFTRQLCTMMKAGLPLMQAFDIVAKGHSNASMTNLLMSVRADVEQGTSMADAFSKHPKYFSKFYCNLVGAGEAGGVLDSLLDKLATYMEKTEAIKKKVKSALTYPIAILVVAVVLVIVMMMFVLPEFKKVYDSMGAKLPPLTEFMMGISNAFVAHGALIIIGLVGTVAGGIFIVKNSPALQKKLDALLLKLPIFGDIVMKATIARWSRTTATLFTAGVPLVEVLDSVAGASGNIIYEEATNEIRSKVNQGISLTSGMQAAQIFPNMVVQMAAIGEEAGALDDMLNKVAEFYEEEVDTAVETLSSLMEPIIMVVLGGIVGTILVAMYLPLFNLGQVVG from the coding sequence ATGGCTACTCTAAAAAAACCTGTCAAAAAAGCACCCGTGAAAGCAAAAAGACCTGCTGCCAAACCACAAAAAAAAGAGCGTGGTAATCGATATCAATTTGAAGGGCGAAATCTTCAAACGGAGAGTATTGTGCGCGGTGAGGTGGTTGCGCGTAATGAAGAAGAAGCACGTCAGAAATTACAACGCCGTCAGGTAAAAGTCCTGCAAATTGTTAAAATGAAAAAGGCGAAAAATAAGAAAATTACTTCTGCTGATATTGCCGTTTTCACGCGCCAATTATGTACCATGATGAAGGCTGGTTTGCCATTAATGCAAGCTTTTGATATTGTGGCAAAAGGGCATTCCAATGCGTCCATGACTAATTTGCTGATGTCGGTGCGTGCAGATGTGGAACAGGGCACGTCTATGGCAGACGCATTTTCTAAACACCCGAAATATTTCAGTAAATTTTATTGTAACCTAGTGGGTGCAGGTGAAGCGGGTGGTGTATTGGATTCTTTGTTAGACAAATTAGCCACTTACATGGAAAAAACCGAAGCAATTAAGAAAAAAGTAAAATCTGCTTTAACTTATCCAATTGCCATTTTGGTGGTGGCGGTGGTATTGGTTATTGTGATGATGATGTTCGTATTGCCAGAATTTAAAAAGGTATACGATAGCATGGGCGCAAAATTGCCACCATTGACTGAGTTTATGATGGGTATTTCCAATGCGTTTGTGGCTCATGGTGCATTGATTATTATTGGTTTAGTAGGTACGGTTGCTGGTGGGATTTTTATTGTGAAAAACTCGCCTGCATTACAGAAGAAATTAGACGCTTTATTACTGAAATTGCCTATTTTTGGTGATATTGTGATGAAAGCAACCATTGCACGTTGGTCGCGTACTACGGCCACGCTGTTTACGGCTGGCGTACCACTGGTGGAAGTATTGGATTCAGTGGCTGGTGCATCGGGTAATATTATTTATGAAGAAGCGACTAATGAAATTCGTTCTAAAGTTAATCAGGGTATTTCTTTGACTTCAGGCATGCAGGCCGCCCAAATTTTCCCCAATATGGTGGTGCAAATGGCGGCCATTGGTGAAGAGGCTGGTGCGCTTGATGATATGTTGAATAAAGTGGCTGAATTCTATGAAGAAGAAGTAGATACAGCAGTGGAAACGTTGTCATCATTGATGGAACCCATCATCATGGTGGTATTGGGGGGTATTGTAGGGACTATTTTAGTGGCGATGTATCTGCCATTGTTCAACTTGGGTCAAGTGGTTGGTTAA
- a CDS encoding prepilin peptidase, giving the protein MENMAIFMAVLFGLLVGSFLNVVIYRLPVMLNREWNEAAREQLKLDDEFIQTLPENIAQTLRQRIGLTPEQMGVFTLSRPRSRCGNCGAPVRAWQNIPIISWLILRGKCHTCQTPISIRYPLVELLTGVLFGLVAWRYGWTEITVWGCLLTAMVIAMTFIDADTQILPDDLTKPLVWLGLLFNWRMGFVSWQQALLGAVIGYMSLYLLNKIHVILRGIDGMGQGDFKLLAAIGAWVGVANLPIVVLMASVIGIVAALVKRVTKSQPMAFGPCLAIAGWFIFLFHQQATMAITWWLHKSGF; this is encoded by the coding sequence ATGGAGAATATGGCGATTTTTATGGCGGTATTGTTTGGGTTATTGGTTGGCAGCTTCCTGAACGTGGTGATTTACCGTCTGCCCGTGATGCTCAATCGAGAGTGGAACGAGGCAGCGCGTGAACAACTTAAATTAGACGATGAATTTATCCAAACGCTGCCTGAAAATATTGCCCAAACACTTCGCCAACGTATCGGCTTGACTCCTGAACAAATGGGCGTGTTTACCTTGTCGCGTCCACGCTCACGCTGTGGAAATTGTGGTGCACCTGTGCGAGCGTGGCAGAATATTCCAATTATTAGTTGGTTGATTTTGCGTGGAAAATGTCATACTTGTCAAACGCCAATCAGTATTCGTTATCCTTTGGTAGAACTGCTGACGGGGGTGTTGTTTGGTTTAGTGGCGTGGCGATACGGTTGGACGGAAATCACCGTGTGGGGCTGTTTACTCACAGCGATGGTTATTGCAATGACATTTATTGACGCGGACACGCAAATTTTGCCTGATGATTTGACTAAACCTTTGGTTTGGTTGGGTTTGTTATTTAATTGGCGTATGGGCTTTGTGTCGTGGCAACAAGCATTGTTGGGTGCTGTAATTGGTTATATGAGTTTGTATTTATTGAATAAAATTCATGTAATTTTGCGTGGCATAGATGGTATGGGGCAGGGCGATTTTAAATTATTGGCTGCGATTGGTGCGTGGGTTGGGGTGGCAAACTTGCCTATTGTGGTGTTGATGGCATCGGTTATTGGCATTGTGGCGGCGTTGGTGAAACGTGTTACCAAAAGTCAGCCTATGGCATTTGGTCCATGTTTGGCGATTGCTGGTTGGTTTATTTTTCTTTTTCATCAACAAGCTACAATGGCAATTACGTGGTGGTTGCATAAATCTGGATTTTAA
- the coaE gene encoding dephospho-CoA kinase (Dephospho-CoA kinase (CoaE) performs the final step in coenzyme A biosynthesis.), translated as MMWIGLTGGIGCGKSQAAAFFRQLGVVVIDADAVNRELIDTPNSPAISLIQNDFGKAFIDSSGSLNRAAMRELIFTQPNAKTKLEQILHPLILQRIVLLQKEINSHQNYALVELPILRANSLFLHIIQRVLLIHCDENIRIKRVMQRNSFSEQQVKNIIANQPTDAERLALADDVIDNSGSLKDLQLAVERQHIIYQSLNK; from the coding sequence ATGATGTGGATTGGGTTAACGGGTGGCATTGGTTGTGGCAAAAGCCAAGCGGCAGCGTTTTTCAGGCAGCTTGGTGTGGTGGTTATTGATGCCGATGCGGTAAACCGTGAATTGATTGATACGCCCAATAGCCCAGCTATTTCATTGATTCAAAATGATTTTGGGAAGGCTTTCATAGATTCTTCAGGCAGCCTGAATCGGGCTGCCATGCGTGAATTAATTTTCACGCAACCGAATGCTAAAACCAAATTAGAACAGATTCTGCATCCATTGATTTTGCAACGTATTGTTTTATTGCAAAAAGAAATTAATTCACATCAAAATTATGCTTTGGTGGAATTACCAATTTTGCGTGCTAATTCGCTATTTTTACACATTATTCAACGTGTTTTGTTAATTCATTGTGATGAAAATATTCGCATTAAACGCGTTATGCAAAGAAATTCATTTTCAGAGCAACAAGTTAAAAATATTATTGCCAATCAGCCGACTGATGCTGAACGTTTGGCATTGGCAGATGATGTGATTGATAATTCAGGCAGCCTGAAAGACTTGCAACTGGCTGTTGAAAGACAACACATTATTTATCAATCACTTAATAAATGA
- the zapD gene encoding cell division protein ZapD: protein MLHFDFPLSERVRNYIRVEQLFNRFNEALAGDDKWMHHAAIYTLFELVECASKAELKRDMLQELERQRLQQNASALPNQVHLDKLNQAIQELQTLNTHSAQNLRENEWLNAFRQRLNIAGGNTAVELPSYHFWLNQMAEQRREYLQKWSATALPIQNAVGLVLETLRSNPQVIDCQAVSGKYEHGGLIQTTQLLSIEMDSALGVVPEVSANKYFTNINFLQANQESTRSKVAEQDFPFKLILCSVDNSK from the coding sequence ATGCTGCATTTTGATTTTCCGTTATCCGAGCGTGTGCGTAATTACATTCGCGTGGAGCAATTATTTAATCGTTTTAATGAAGCACTGGCAGGCGATGATAAATGGATGCATCATGCTGCTATTTACACGCTGTTTGAATTGGTTGAATGTGCATCTAAAGCAGAACTAAAACGCGATATGTTACAAGAACTTGAGCGTCAGCGTTTGCAACAAAATGCATCTGCTTTGCCCAATCAAGTGCATTTGGATAAATTGAATCAGGCGATTCAAGAATTACAGACTTTGAATACACACAGCGCACAAAATTTGCGTGAAAATGAATGGCTTAATGCGTTTAGGCAGCGTTTGAATATTGCGGGTGGTAACACGGCGGTGGAATTGCCAAGCTATCATTTTTGGTTGAATCAAATGGCTGAACAACGCCGCGAATATTTGCAAAAATGGAGCGCGACCGCGTTGCCCATTCAAAATGCAGTGGGTTTGGTGTTGGAAACATTACGTAGTAATCCGCAAGTCATTGATTGTCAAGCGGTATCTGGAAAATATGAACATGGCGGTTTGATTCAGACCACGCAATTATTGAGTATAGAAATGGATTCTGCTTTGGGGGTTGTGCCTGAAGTGTCTGCCAATAAATACTTTACCAATATTAATTTTTTACAAGCAAATCAAGAAAGTACGCGTAGTAAAGTGGCAGAGCAAGATTTTCCGTTTAAATTGATTTTATGTAGTGTGGATAATTCAAAATAA
- a CDS encoding HAD family hydrolase has translation MQKYAFFDFDGTLTRTDSVLPFLKFCCKNNFLFYIKLIPLLPTLVGYLAGLVSNASAKERVIDAYLHNWRVADVEAKAAEFAEHELPNLLFSEGMFQLSQHKAQGDICVLVSASPEWYLQHWGKQHGFDAIIATKMATLSGCLTGKIDGENCHDFAKVRRINALFGENCWQNSIAYSDSRVDLPMLQRASEGFLLNKQTKKFEKI, from the coding sequence ATGCAAAAATACGCTTTTTTTGATTTTGATGGCACACTCACGCGTACCGACAGCGTGTTACCATTTTTAAAATTTTGCTGTAAAAATAATTTCTTATTTTATATAAAATTAATCCCATTATTGCCAACCCTTGTGGGCTATTTGGCTGGATTGGTCAGTAATGCCTCTGCCAAAGAACGCGTGATTGATGCTTATTTACACAACTGGCGCGTGGCGGACGTGGAAGCCAAAGCAGCAGAATTCGCCGAACACGAATTACCCAATTTGTTGTTTTCAGAAGGAATGTTCCAGCTTAGCCAACACAAAGCACAAGGCGACATTTGTGTTTTGGTCAGCGCATCACCCGAGTGGTATTTGCAGCATTGGGGCAAACAACACGGTTTTGATGCAATCATCGCTACCAAAATGGCAACGCTTTCAGGCTGCCTGACGGGCAAAATTGATGGCGAAAATTGTCATGATTTTGCAAAAGTTCGGCGAATTAATGCGTTATTTGGCGAAAATTGTTGGCAAAACAGCATAGCATACAGTGATTCACGCGTGGATTTGCCCATGTTACAACGTGCCAGTGAGGGATTTTTACTCAATAAGCAAACAAAAAAATTTGAGAAAATTTAA